A single region of the Dryobates pubescens isolate bDryPub1 chromosome 11, bDryPub1.pri, whole genome shotgun sequence genome encodes:
- the FOXE3 gene encoding forkhead box protein E3: MNAAGFPCLQSMCTLPAPSPAAAASPGSPGPPRASPAAGQAPPVKPEPQGSRSSPPPPPPPPEEPPPPAGGRRRKRPVQRGKPPYSYIALIAMAIANAAERKLTLGGIYKFITERFPFYRENPKKWQNSIRHNLTLNDCFVKIPREPGHPGKGNYWTLDPAAEDMFDNGSFLRRRKRFKRTDITTYPGYMQNSSAFTPPPTGRPTAPTAPYPNTLCSPGYGPQLSSTVFHPYAAGAAPPAQHPRMFSIDSLISGQQALQPSPPAELGHPSLGLSGAELAPTCSAGSSEPPCFQAQPVSPGLLGRAGPNTLAYPYAASPPHLPVAQGSYSPSSPQLYGAPNRLTLPAMRPPACSEHSEQLLGLSASPLSQFGSSNAYMRQPNFPTGLERYM; encoded by the coding sequence ATGAACGCGGCCGGCTTCCCCTGCCTGCAAAGTATGTGCACGCTACCGGCGCCCAGCCCCGCAGCCGCGGCCAGCCCTGGCTCCCCGGGGCCGCCCCGGGCATCTCCTGCCGCCGGCCAGGCGCCTCCGGTGAAGCCGGAACCGCAGGGCTCTAGGAGCAGCCCTcctcccccgccgccgccccccgagGAACCGCCGCCTCCAGCCGGGGGTCGCCGGAGGAAGCGGCCAGTGCAGCGGGGCAAACCTCCCTACTCTTACATCGCCCTCATCGCCATGGCCATCGCCAACGCCGCCGAAAGGAAGCTCACCTTGGGGGGCATCTACAAGTTCATTACTGAGCGCTTTCCCTTCTACAGGGAGAACCCCAAGAAATGGCAGAACAGCATCCGCCACAACCTCACCCTCAACGACTGCTTCGTCAAGATCCCCCGGGAACCCGGCCATCCCGGCAAGGGCAACTACTGGACACTGGATCCAGCCGCAGAGGACATGTTTGACAACGGGAGCTTCCTGCGCCGGAGGAAGCGGTTCAAGCGCACCGACATCACCACCTATCCTGGCTACATGCAGAACTCCAGTGCCTTCACACCTCCACCCACTGGCCGCCCCACGGCACCAACAGCACCCTACCCCAACACCCTCTGCTCTCCCGGCTACggcccccagctctccagcaccgTCTTCCACCCCTatgctgctggggcagcgcCGCCAGCGCAGCATCCCAGGATGTTCAGCATCGACAGCCTCATCAGCGGGCAGcaggccctgcagccctcaCCGCCAGCCGAGCTGGGCCACCCATCGCTGGGTTTGTCTGGGGCTGAACTGGCTCCTACCTGCTCCGCCGGCAGCTCTGAGCCTCCCTGCTTCCAGGCACAGCCCGTCAGCCCCGGCTTGTTGGGCCGAGCTGGACCCAACACCCTGGCTTATCCCTATGCCGCCTCGCCCCCTCACCTGcctgtggcacagggcagctactcacccagcagcccacagctctATGGGGCTCCCAACAGACTGACCCTGCCGGCCATGaggccccctgcctgcagcgaGCACAGTGAGCAGCTCTTGGGGCTCTCGGCATCGCCCCTCAGCCAGTTTGGCTCCAGCAATGCCTACATGAGGCAGCCCAATTTCCCCACTGGCCTGGAGCGGTACATGTGA